One stretch of Lytechinus variegatus isolate NC3 chromosome 17, Lvar_3.0, whole genome shotgun sequence DNA includes these proteins:
- the LOC121430725 gene encoding uncharacterized protein LOC121430725: MEESNRYNTPIINWKWGYAILLSKFVINMWCGIPKSFGVILPEMVDRFSANYATLGFICSIPGTITHFLGPFTSLLLERVDHRVAAMSGAVIIAVCLILCGFTYNLTVFGILLGLTGVRSFVYFPITLLLNKYFKENYVLANTLASFGITTGIMFLPIITERSLEAYGYQGVFLILGGIMLHLVAAAAVIRKPIYNTRDHITEQVSSDTDASKVCYHELCDGEKCSLKIEGSQQDKRTTGESRKDATEIDEQEGLLSYDDGDIHRNPQQHSGSNPEVPEEQHNRLTTDDHHGDGSQDTFCWLLISRCKLFLANEALFLICIPSFFFYVYAFEAWVLFLVPHAEDLGISSSRAVFLSSIGGVGGLIGRLIVVVLLVRKIDMIKIYIIVGFITSLTFFLDFIDESFLVRSIWAFIQGVCFFIQDTCDATYLKFVLRDESNFSFALGLILLAHCFGSTFSGVFTGTLLDFTQSYTKVFMITGISTACFTVNVTVIYLLLKRRSASESVFIKSA, translated from the exons ATGGAGGAATCCAACCGTTACAATACCCCTATCATTAACTGGAAGTGGGGTTACGCTATCTTACTCTCCAAGTTCGTGATCAATATGTGGTGTGGCATCCCCAAATCCTTTGGTGTTATCCTCCCTGAGATGGTTGATAGATTCAGCGCGAATTACGCCACTTTAGGATTCATCTGTAGTATTCCTGGTACAATCACGCACTTTTTAG GTCCCTTTACTTCCTTGTTGCTTGAGAGGGTCGATCATCGTGTTGCTGCTATGTCAGGAGCGGTAATAATAGCAGTGTGTCTAATATTATGTGGCTTCACTTACAACCTCACTGTTTTCGGTATCCTTCTTGGACTTACAG GTGTGAGATCCTTTGTATATTTCCCGATCACGCTCCTGTTGAACAAATATTTCAAGGAAAACTATGTTTTGGCCAATACCCTAGCATCATTCGGTATAACAACGGGGATAATGTTCTTACCTATCATTACTGAACGATCGCTGGAAGCTTACGGTTATCAAGGGGTGTTTCTGATACTTGGGGGAATCATGCTTCATTTGGTGGCAGCGGCAGCCGTTATTCGGAAACCGATATACAATACTAGAGACCATATCACTGAGCAGGTTTCTTCTGATACAGATGCATCTAAGGTTTGCTATCATGAACTTTGTGACGGTGAGAAATGCAGCCTAAAGATTGAAGGAAGTCAACAAGATAAAAGGACGACAGGTGAATCAAGAAAGGATGCAACTGAGATTGATGAACAAGAGGGATTATTATCATATGACGATGGAGATATTCACCGAAATCCGCAGCAACATAGTGGAAGCAATCCTGAAGTGCCTGAAGAGCAGCACAACAGGTTGACCACTGATGATCATCATGGTGATGGTTCTCAGGATACATTCTGCTGGCTATTAATATCACGCTGTAAACTCTTCCTGGCCAATGAAGCACTTTTCTTGATATGTATCCCATCGTTCTTCTTTTATGTTTATGCTTTCGAAGCTTGGGTATTGTTCCTGGTGCCTCACGCAGAAGACCTCGGAATCAGTTCATCCAGGGCCGTTTTTCTGTCTTCAATTGGTGGTGTCGGCGGATTAATTGGCAGATTGATTGTAGTCGTTTTACTCGTTAGAAAAATCGACATGATCAAAATTTATATCATAGTCGGTTTTATAACCAGTTTGACATTTTTCTTGGATTTTATCGATGAATCATTTCTTGTTCGTTCAATCTGGGCATTCATTCAGGGAGTCTGCTTTTTCATACAGGACACGTGCGATGCAACTTATCTGAAATTCGTTTTGAGAGATGAAAGCAACTTCAGTTTCGCACTTGGGCTGATACTGCTAGCTCATTGTTTTGGCAGTACCTTTTCCGGAGTTTTCACAG GCACCTTACTGGATTTCACCCAGTCCTACACCAAAGTCTTCATGATAACTGGAATCAGTACCGCATGTTTCACCGTCAATGTAACAGTCATATATCTACTCTTAAAAAGGAGATCTGCTTCAGAGTCAGTTTTTATCAAATCTGCGTAA